Genomic DNA from Haloplanus sp. HW8-1:
CGAGCGCGAGGTGTGGCTGGCAGTAGTACTCGTAGACGCCCGCGTCCTCGAACGTGTGCTGGAGGCTGAACCCCTCGTTCTCGATCGGTTCGTGACCGCTCCAGTCGGCGCCGTCGGGCGCCGATTCGACGAGGACGTTGTGCGTCGGCGACGCCCACTCGAAGGTGACCGTCGTCCCCGGTGAGACACGAACCGCCGCGGGCTCGTAGACGTACTCGCCGCCGGGACCGACGGTGACGGTGACGTCGTCGGCGCCGGTCTCATCCACCGCCGACCCCTCCCAGTTGCCCGCCGCGCCGCCGCGGGCGTCCCCGGTGAGCCAGCCGTCGTAGGCGGTCGCATCGCCGTCGTCGGTGCCGGTACCGCCGCCACCGCTGTTGCCGGCCGATCCACCGCTCCCCGATACGTCCGGCACCGACTCCCGAACCACGAAGGTCGCGTGCATGGTCCGGTGGCCGGTGCCACAGAACTCGTTGCAGACGACGTGGTACGTGCCGGGGTCGTCGAACTGCATCGGCACTTTCCACTCGTAGCCCGGGAGCATCTGGAGCGAGAGTTGCTTGCTCAGCGTGTCCTCCTGTCGGACCGAGAAGCCGTGTTGGACGTCGTACGTGCCGAGGTGGAAGACGTACTCCCGGCCCGTCTCCAGTACGGCGGGCAGGCCGTCGAAGGCGTAGCGCATCGCCCCGACGTAGACGTCGTCCCCGGGCGGCACCAGGCCGGCGTCGACCTCGCCAGCCCGCTGTTTGTACGCTCCGACCTTCTCCCGGTAGTCGGCCGTCGAGAGCTTCAGCGTCTCGCCGACCTGATTCTGCTCGCCGAACTGCATCCAGCCGGCCATCCAGCCGAACAGCGTCACGGCCCACACGCCCGACAGCCCGAGCCAGATGGTCTCGCGGCGGTTCACCCGTTCGTTCCACCAGTCTCCCTCCGGTGGTTGGATCGGCGATTTCATCATCCTGGCTTGACGCTCATGAGGTCGATCAGGCCCCAGACGATGTACGAGAGCGTGAAATACAGCAACGCGGCGCCCGCGAGGAGCCACGGGCTCTCCAGCAGTTGCTGGGGCCACGGTTCGTCCGCTTGGTCGGTCGACGCACCCGATTCTGCCATACGACAATGTGGGCCGATCGGCCGCGTAGACCTAGCTGCGAACGTGTTCGGGGTGCTTCCCACTGGGTGAAACTATCTATCGCTGCCGGTCGATGATCCGCTTTGCCGCCGTCGCCTTCTCCTTCCAGCCGTAGCCCGACTCGTAGACGTGACGTTTCTTCTCGACCAGCGCCTCGGGACTCGCCTCCTCGAAGCCGCCGCGGTCCCACGCGCCGCTCTCGCGGAGCCACTCGACGACGTTCGCCTTCGTCTCCTCCCACGAGAGGCCGACCATCTCGTACCACGCGATCATGGCGAAGACGGCGTTGTCGTGACAGCCGGGGACGCTCCCGCGCTCGTAGACGGTCTTGATCGGGTCGCTGGTCGGCACCGACACCGCCTCGCGGTACTCGTCGGCGGGGAGGAGGCGGAGGCGGTCGTTGGCGTCGTCGACGCGGCCGTCGCGACGCAGGCGCTCGACGGCGGCCTGTCGCAACGGGCCCCACTCCTCGACGCGTTCCGGGAGGGCGTCGGCGTCGGTCACACCTCCCGAGAGCACGGCGACCACGTCGACGTACGCCGCTTCGACGTCGGCCCACGGTGTCCCCTCGAACCGACAGTCCGCGTCGTGGAGGCTGTTGGTCGTCCGGCAGTCGGGACAGGCGTAGTCGAACGTCGGCACTACCGTCACCGGTGGCGGGGCGCGAACTTATGTCGTGTGGTCGGCGTCGCCCCTGACCGTCGCGCTTATCCACCCCGCTCTACAACCCATCGGCGATGCGTCCAGACCCGCTCTACGCCCGGTATCCCTTCCTCGGCGCGGCACGAGCGGCGGTCCAGGAGGCGGACATCTCCCCGCCGCGGCTGGTTACCGAGGGCGACCCCGCCGTCGACCGCGCCCGCGAACGGGTCGAACGCGCGCTCATGTCCGGCACCGTCGCGTCGGAGACGCCCGAGCGCTGGAGCGACCGGGACGAACTTCTCTCGTATCCCATCGCGCGCATCCTCGTCTCGCTGGTCGACGTGCGGGCGGCCGTCGAGAAGTACGCCGACGCCGAGGCGACGACCGCCTTCGAGCGCCTGCGGACGGATCTCTCGGCCGACGACGAGGAACTGCGGAGTGTCTCGACGCCTCGGGCCGACCTGTCGACGTTCCTCGACGAGTTCGACCTCGACGACGCGGTCCGGCGCGTCGACGGGGACCGCGGCGACGACGCCTTCCGCGTCGACGTGACCGCCTACCTCCGTCTGGCCGACCCCGACTGGGGGGCGGACTGGCGGCTGGTCAACCGTGACCTCGCCGACGGCGCGGTGCCCGTCGAGAGCGACGAACTCCACCACCTGCTCCGCGAGGCCGTCCGCCGCCGGGTCGCGGCGGGGCTCCCCTTCGAGGTCCGGGAGAGTGCCGGTGGCGACGCCCTCGCGGCGGCCCTCGACGACGACGTGACCGCGCTCCGTGACCGCCTCGCCGAGCGTGACCGCCTCCCCTCGGTCGACACCGTCGACTCGGAGCAGTTCCCGCCCTGCATGCGGGCGCTGCTCGACGAGGCGGCCGCCGCGGCCGACCTCCCTCCACACTCCGCGTTCGCGGTGACGGCGTTTCTCGTCTCGCTCGGCCTCGACGCCGAGGCCATCGCCGAGCGCTGGCCCGGCCTCGACGACGGTGACCTCACCTACCGCGCGACGGTCCTCGCCGACGAGCGCGGCGCCGGAAGCCAGTATCCCGCGCCCTCCTGTACGACGATGCGGACCTTCGGCGACTGCGTGAACCCCGACGCGCGCTGTGAGACCATCGACCACCCGCGCCGGTACTACGCCGCGGCCGTGGCCGACGCCGAGGACGGCGCCGATTGAGCGCTCGTTCCGCCCTAGTCCGCGAGAAAGAGGCCCACGCCCGCCATCACGAGGATGAACGCCGCGATGCTGGCGACGAGTGCCAGTCCGCCGGCCGGGCCGAGACCGCCGTCGTTGAAACCGGTGCCGATGCCGACGACGAGAGCGACGAAAACGGCCACTGCGCCGACGGAGATGGCGATTTTCCGGGCCATCCCCTCTTCGAGTTCCATGTTCGGGAATCCGCCGGCCTCGGCAAAAGG
This window encodes:
- a CDS encoding DUF7474 family protein, giving the protein MPTFDYACPDCRTTNSLHDADCRFEGTPWADVEAAYVDVVAVLSGGVTDADALPERVEEWGPLRQAAVERLRRDGRVDDANDRLRLLPADEYREAVSVPTSDPIKTVYERGSVPGCHDNAVFAMIAWYEMVGLSWEETKANVVEWLRESGAWDRGGFEEASPEALVEKKRHVYESGYGWKEKATAAKRIIDRQR
- a CDS encoding DNA primase: MRPDPLYARYPFLGAARAAVQEADISPPRLVTEGDPAVDRARERVERALMSGTVASETPERWSDRDELLSYPIARILVSLVDVRAAVEKYADAEATTAFERLRTDLSADDEELRSVSTPRADLSTFLDEFDLDDAVRRVDGDRGDDAFRVDVTAYLRLADPDWGADWRLVNRDLADGAVPVESDELHHLLREAVRRRVAAGLPFEVRESAGGDALAAALDDDVTALRDRLAERDRLPSVDTVDSEQFPPCMRALLDEAAAAADLPPHSAFAVTAFLVSLGLDAEAIAERWPGLDDGDLTYRATVLADERGAGSQYPAPSCTTMRTFGDCVNPDARCETIDHPRRYYAAAVADAEDGAD
- a CDS encoding DUF7472 family protein — protein: MELEEGMARKIAISVGAVAVFVALVVGIGTGFNDGGLGPAGGLALVASIAAFILVMAGVGLFLAD
- a CDS encoding plastocyanin/azurin family copper-binding protein; amino-acid sequence: MMKSPIQPPEGDWWNERVNRRETIWLGLSGVWAVTLFGWMAGWMQFGEQNQVGETLKLSTADYREKVGAYKQRAGEVDAGLVPPGDDVYVGAMRYAFDGLPAVLETGREYVFHLGTYDVQHGFSVRQEDTLSKQLSLQMLPGYEWKVPMQFDDPGTYHVVCNEFCGTGHRTMHATFVVRESVPDVSGSGGSAGNSGGGGTGTDDGDATAYDGWLTGDARGGAAGNWEGSAVDETGADDVTVTVGPGGEYVYEPAAVRVSPGTTVTFEWASPTHNVLVESAPDGADWSGHEPIENEGFSLQHTFEDAGVYEYYCQPHLALGMKGVVEVV